One Onthophagus taurus isolate NC chromosome 11, IU_Otau_3.0, whole genome shotgun sequence genomic window carries:
- the LOC111416684 gene encoding spectrin beta chain isoform X5, with amino-acid sequence MTTDISINRWDPTLQQEIVEEYEYDGGNSSSRLFERSRIKALADERESVQKKTFQKWVNSHLVRVNSRIGDLYLDLRDGKQLIKLLEVLSGERLPRPTKGKMRIHCLENVDKALQFLRDQRVHLENMGSHDIVDGNPRLSLGLIWTIILRFQIQDITIEETDNKETKSAKDALLLWCQMKTAGYQNVNIRNFTTSWRDGLAFNAIIHKHRPDLIQYDKLTKANPIHNLNNAFNIAEEKLDLTKLLDAEDVFVEQPDEKSIITYVVTYYHYFSKMKQETVQGKRIGKVVGIAMDNERMIREYESLTSDLLAWIEATITALGDRQFANSLQGVQQQLSQFSNYRTVEKPPKFVEKGNLEILLFTLQSKMRANNQRVYTPKEGKMIADINKAWERLEKAEHERELALREELIRQEKLEQLAARFNRKASMRETWLSENQRLVSQDNFGHDLAAVEAAAKKHEAIETDILAYEERVQAVVAVAQELSAENYHDMERISQRKDNVLRLWNYLLELLKARRMRLELSLQLQQTFQEMLHILDSMEDLKSRLLTDDHGKHLMGVEDLLQKHNLLEADINILGERVKAVALASQRFLDVDILEGYKPCDPSLVLDRVQQLEDAYAELVRLAVERRTRLEESRKLWQFYWDMADEDNWIKENGQIVSTADIGHDLTTVHLLLAKHKALENEIQAHEPQLQAVLNVGEELVTSGHFGSDKIQQRLQEASEAWRHLLELTAYRRKRLEEAVDYHQLFADADDVDIWMLDTLRLVSSEDVGRDEANAQSLLKKHRDVTDELKNYSSTIDQLHQQAEQLGPELANAPEVQKRLSSIDSRYKELLELAKLRKQRLLDALSLYKLLSESDGVEQWIGEKDRMLQTMTPARDIEDVEIMKHRYDGFEKEMNSNASRVAVVNQLARQLLHVEHPDSEQITARQNQLNQKWAELRDKAESKKDELNQAHGVQTFHIECRETVTWIEDKKRILQSTDSLEMDLTGIMTLQRRLSGMERDLAAIQAKLTALEKEAQEMEKEHPEEAAVVRERITQIQIIWEQLTQMLKERDAKLEEAGDLHRFLRDLDHFQAWLTRTQTDVASEDTPGSLAEAEKLLSQHQNIKDEIDNYTDDYTKMMEYGERITAEPGTQDDPQYMFLRERLKALKDGWAELKQMWENRQQLLSQSLSLQMLNRDARQAEVILSQQEHTLNKDETPTSLEQAENLLKKHEAFLTTMDANDDKINTVVQFSRRLCDENHFASDKIAKRADAIDERRQSNRERAQALTDRLRDLLELQQFLRDCEELSEWIQEKHIVAQDETYRSAKTIHSKWTRHQAFEAEIGSNKERLTNLQQAGEDLARDKPEYAQMIQPKLKELQDQFVLLEDTTKDKGERLFDANREVLIHQTCDDIDSWINELEKQIENEDTGQDLASVNILMQKQQMIETQMAVKARQVDQLESQTHHLEQKVPDKDMEEIKVKKTKVEERFEQLKQPLLERQRQLEKKKEAFQFRRDVEDELLWISEKMPLATSDEYGSGLFHVHMLMKKNQSLKTEIDNHEPRIRTVCNNGQKLVDEGHESSDEFSNLIAELSRAWQNLKDAIEKRKENLLRNERAQQYLFDAGEAEAWMSEQELYMMVEDRGKDETSARNLLKKHDSQEAAVEAYADTIRSLGETVRALAAEEHPLAEQVAVKQSQLDKLYAGLKDLAGERRAKLNEALQLFLLNREVGDLEQWIADREVVASSHELGQDYDHVTLLWERFKEFARDTESIGTERVQSVNDIADRLIEAGHSDSAVVAEWKDQLNEAWQDLLELIETRTQMLAASRELHKFFHDCKDILGRILEKQVSMSDELGRDAGSVSALQRKHQNFLQDLQTLQSQVQQIQEESAKLQAAYAGDKAREITNREAEVVNAWANLQANCDQRKLKLADTGDLFKFFNLVRTLMQWMDDVIRQMNTGEKPRDVSGVETLMNNHQSLKAEIDSREDNFTTCVSLGRELLSRNHYASAEIREKLVVLSNQRNALHHRWEERWENLQLILEVYQFARDAAVAEAWLIAQEPYLMSTELGHSIDDVENLIKKHEAFEKSAAAQEERFSALERLTTLEQLNLGAGPFLNLMHVPSQKIELNFPQIFPKDCVDYPVCNNYYNRSFSLRPPSELVPFIIKDVDKFYKPRITVRRLFTLKGVIKYYPDTSPDIFNKSFLYGDQTECLNIVTNSKLNENFDSKVSFNLNSAKSNIILSEAFILREKLFLSGLSNNLVNISIPFDDELIRKVILRKRKSANRRNFQNNEVTGDQFELREMRRRQEAAEAEEKAKREAEEAEKRRAALEAEQKAAAEADRTDAASPVEEKPASVGHKGSLRASSPGEEQASPDEEPELEGLLTRKHEWANTTTKSTNRSWTTMYCVLKGTQLHFYKDAKAAKTQPDQMLKGEQPLNLTGASAIVASDYKKRKHVFRLKLENGADFLFQAHDDAEMNQWVGRISVLQEAGSAGPSRSQTLPASGQKDDKKRKSFLTLKKN; translated from the exons ATGACGACAGACATCAGTATAAACCGCTGGGATCCTACACTTCAACAGGAGATCGTGGAAGAGTACGAATACGATGGTGGAAATTCCTCTTCACGCCTCTTTGAACGCTCGCGTATTAAAGCATTGGCAGACGAACGTGAATCTGTACAGaaaaaaacgtttcaaaaaTGGGTTAATTCCCATCTTGTACGTGTAAATTCTCGCATCGGTGACCTCTATTTAGACCTTCGCGATGGTAAACAACTCATTAAATTGCTTGAAGTTCTCTCAGGTGAACGATTACCGAGACCGACAAAAGGAAAAATGCGGATTCACTGTTTAGAAAACGTAGATAAAGCTCTGCAATTCCTTCGCGATCAAAGAGTTCATTTAGAAAACATGGGTTCGCATGACATTGTCGACGGGAACCCGAGATTATCACTTGGTTTAATTTGGACCATAATCCTTCGCTTCCAAATACAAGACATCACAATCGAAGAAACAGATAATAAAGAAACCAAATCGGCCAAGGATGCTTTGCTTTTATGGTGCCAGATGAAAACTGCCGGTTATCAAAATGTGAATATTCGTAATTTCACCACATCGTGGCGCGACGGGTTGGCTTTCAATGCTATCATTCACAAACATCGTCCCGATTTAATTCAATATGACAAGCTCACTAAAGCTAATCCTATTcacaatttaaataatgcgTTCAACATCGCTGAAGAAAAACTGGACCTCACCAAATTGCTCGACGCCGAAGACGTGTTCGTCGAGCAACCGGATGAGAAATCGATCATCACATACGTCGTCACATATTATCACTACTTCAGTAAGATGAAACAAGAAACCGTTCAAGGAAAGCGTATCGGAAAAGTCGTCGGAATTGCAATGGATAATGAACGAATGATTCGAGAATACGAATCGTTAACCAGTGATTTATTGGCTTGGATTGAAGCTACAATCACTGCTCTTGGCGATCGCCAATTCGCAAATAGTTTACAAGGTGTTCAACAGCAATTATCACAATTTAGTAATTATAGAACGGTAGAAAAACCACCAAAATTCGTTGAAAAAggtaatttggaaattttgttgtttaccCTTCAATCAAAGATGCGCGCAAACAACCAGCGTGTATACACGCCGAAAGAAGGTAAAATGATTGCTGATATAAACAAAGCTTGGGAGCGTCTTGAAAAAGCAGAACACGAACGAGAACTCGCGTTGCGTGAAGAACTCATTCGACAAGAAAAACTTGAACAACTTGCCGCCCGATTTAATCGTAAAGCGAGCATGCGTGAGACTTGGTTGAGTGAGAACCAGCGATTGGTATCGCAAGACAACTTTGGTCATGATTTAGCTGCCGTTGAAGCAGCCGCTAAGAAACACGAAGCAATCGAAACAGATATTTTAGCGTACGAAGAACGAGTACAAGCTGTAGTAGCTGTGGCTCAAGAATTATCAGCCGAAAATTACCATGATATGGAAAGAATCAGTCAGAGAAAAGACAACGTATTACGATTATGGAATTACTTATTAGAACTTCTCAAGGCGAGAAGAATGAGGTTAGAATTAAGCTTACAGTTACAACAAACCTTCCAAGAGATGCTTCATATTTTGGATTCAATGGAAGATTTGAAGAGCAGATTATTAACAGACGATCATGGAAAACATTTGATGGGTGTAGAAGATTTACTCCAAAAACACAATCTTCTTGAAGCAGATATTAATATTCTTGGAGAGAGAGTAAAAGCGGTTGCTTTAGCATCACAACGGTTCTTGGACGTAGATATTTTGGAAGGATACAAACCGTGCGATCCTTCGTTAGTTTTGGATCGTGTACAGCAATTAGAAGATGCTTACGCCGAACTTGTTCGACTTGCAGTTGAACGTCGTACTAGATTAGAAGAGTCGCGTAAACTCTGGCAATTTTATTGGGATATGGCGGATGAAGACAATTGGATTAAGGAAAATGGACAAATCGTTTCCACAGCTGATATTGGACATGATCTTACAACGGTACATTTGCTATTGGCCAAACACAAAGCTTTAGAAAACGAAATTCAAGCGCACGAACCTCAACTTCAAGCCGTTTTGAACGTTGGCGAGGAATTGGTAACATCTGGACACTTTGGTTCCGACAAGATTCAGCAACGACTTCAAGAAGCATCCGAGGCTTGGCGCCATTTATTAGAATTAACGGCGTATCGTCGTAAACGACTCGAAGAGGCCGTCgattatcatcaattatttgCAGATGCCGATGACGTAGATATTTGGATGTTGGATACCTTGAGGTTAGTTTCCAGCGAAGACGTGGGACGTGACGAAGCTAACGCTCAATCTTTACTTAAAAAACATCGCGATGTAACAGACGAACTTAAGAATTATTCTTCTACCATCGATCAATTACATCAACAAGCTGAACAACTTGGACCAGAACTTGCTAATGCGCCGGAAGTTCAAAAAAGATTATCTTCAATCGATAGCCGATATAAGGAGTTATTAGAATTGGCTAAGTTACGTAAACAGAGATTATTGGACGCGCTATCTCTTTACAAATTGCTGTCTGAAAGTGATGGTGTTGAGCAATGGATTGGCGAGAAGGACCGAATGCTTCAGACGATGACTCCTGCTCGCGACATTGAAGATGTGGAAATTATGAAACACCGTTACGACGGATTTGAAAAGGAAATGAACTCGAACGCTTCCAGAGTAGCCGTTGTCAACCAATTAGCAAGGCAATTACTTCACGTTGAACATCCAGATTCGGAACAAATCACTGCAAGACAGAATCAACTTAACCAGAAATGGGCCGAGCTTCGCGATAAAGCAGAATCAAAGAAAGACGAACTCAACCAAGCACATGGTGTGCAAACGTTCCATATTGAATGCCGTGAAACCGTCACTTGGATTGAAGATAAGAAGAGAATTCTTCAAAGTACGGATAGTTTGGAAATGGATTTGACTGGAATCATGACTTTACAGAGACGTTTGTCGGGAATGGAACGCGATTTAGCAGCTATCCAAGCGAAATTAACGGCATTAGAAAAAGAGGCTCAGGAAATGGAGAAAGAACACCCAGAAGAAGCCGCCGTTGTCCGGGAACGCATCACCCAAATCCAAATTATCTGGGAGCAACTTACTCAAATGTTAAAAGAACGTGACGCGAAATTGGAAGAAGCCGGGGATCTTCACCGCTTTCTTAGAGATTTGGATCATTTCCAAGCTTGGCTCACTCGTACACAAACAGATGTCGCCTCTGAAGATACCCCTGGTTCTTTGGCCGAAGCCGAAAAGCTTTTGTCGCAGCATCAAAACATCAAAGATGAAATCGATAATTACACTGATGACTATACAAAGATGATGGAATACGGGGAAAGAATCACTGCCGAACCTGGTACTCAAGATGATCCGCAATACATGTTCTTACGCGAACGTTTGAAGGCCCTTAAGGATGGCTGGGCTGAACTTAAACAAATGTGGGAAAATCGTCAACAACTACTCTCCCAATCACTCAGCTTACAAATGTTGAACAGAGATGCACGTCAAGCTGAAGTTATCTTAAGCCAACAAGAGCACACCTTGAATAAAGATGAAACTCCGACATCCTTGGAACAAGCCgaaaacttattaaagaaaCACGAAGCTTTCTTAACCACCATGGACGCGAACGATGACAAAATCAACACAGTCGTTCAATTTAGCCGTAGATTATGCGACGAAAATCACTTTGCATCTGACAAAATCGCTAAAAGAGCTGATGCTATCGATGAACGCAGACAAAGCAATAGAGAACGAGCGCAAGCTTTAACCGATCGATTAAGAGATTTGTTAGAACTTCAGCAGTTCTTAAGAGATTGCGAGGAACTTTCAGAATGGATTCAAGAGAAACACATCGTCGCACAAGATGAAACTTATCGTTCCGCTAAAACAATTCATTCCAAATGGACCAGACATCAAGCGTTTGAAGCCGAAATCGGTTCTAATAAAGAGAGATTGACTAATTTACAACAAGCCGGTGAAGACTTGGCGAGAGATAAACCAGAATACGCACAAATGATCCAGCCGAAATTGAAAGAACTCCAAGATCAATTTGTCTTGCTGGAAGATACCACCAAAGATAAAGGTGAACGTCTCTTTGATGCTAATCGCGAAGTTTTGATCCATCAAACATGTGATGACATCGACAGTTGGATCAACGAATTAGAAAAACAGATCGAAAATGAAGACACTGGTCAAGATTTGGCTTCCGTAAATATCTTGATGCAAAAACAACAGATGATTGAAACCCAAATGGCGGTGAAGGCAAGACAAGTTGACCAGCTGGAATCTCAAACACACCATTTGGAACAGAAAGTGCCCGACAAAGATATGGAAGAAATCAAAGTCAAAAAGACCAAAGTCGAGGAACGTTTCGAACAATTAAAGCAACCTCTGTTGGAACGACAGCGTCAAttggaaaagaaaaaggaagcGTTCCAGTTTCGACGCGACGTCGAAGACGAATTATTATGGATTTCCGAAAAGATGCCACTTGCAACTTCGGACGAATACGGTTCCGGTTTATTCCATGTGCATATGCTAATGAAGAAAAATCAATCATTAAAAACAGAAATCGATAATCACGAACCGAGAATACGTACTGTGTGCAATAACGGACAGAAATTAGTGGATGAAGGTCACGAATCTTCTGATGAATTCTCTAATTTAATTGCTGAATTATCACGCGCTTGGCAAAATTTGAAAGATGCGAtcgaaaaacgaaaagaaaactTACTTCGAAATGAACGAGCTCAGCAGTACTTATTCGATGCAGGTGAGGCTGAAGCGTGGATGAGCGAACAAGAACTCTATATGATGGTTGAAGATCGTGGAAAAGATGAAACGTCTGCAAGAAATTTATTGAAGAAACACGACAGTCAAGAAGCCGCCGTAGAAGCTTACGCCGATACTATCAGATCTTTAGGTGAAACTGTTCGTGCTTTAGCTGCTGAAGAACACCCACTCGCCGAACAAGTTGCCGTTAAACAATCTCAGCTTGACAAATTATACGCCGGTTTGAAAGATTTAGCTGGTGAACGCAGAGCTAAACTTAATGAAGCTCTTCAATTGTTCTTGTTGAATCGCGAAGTTGGCGATTTGGAACAATGGATAGCCGATAGAGAAGTTGTTGCATCCTCGCATGAGTTGGGACAAGATTACGATCACGTTACTCTTCTTTGGGAAAGATTTAAAGAGTTCGCAAGAGATACCGAATCTATCGGAACGGAGCGTGTTCAATCCGTCAATGATATCGCCGATCGATTAATCGAAGCTGGGCATTCCGATTCCGCTGTAGTAGCGGAATGGAAAGATCAATTGAACGAAGCATGGCAAGATTTGCTCGAACTTATCGAAACAAGAACGCAGATGTTAGCAGCTTCAAGAGAACTTCACAAATTCTTCCACGATTGCAAGGATATTTTGGGACGTATTCttgaaaaacaagtttcgATGAGCGATGAACTCGGTAGAGATGCGGGCTCGGTTTCAGCTCTTCaaagaaaacatcaaaatttcttaCAAGATCTTCAAACTTTACAATCTCAAGTGCAACAAATCCAAGAAGAATCCGCAAAACTTCAAGCGGCTTATGCGGGAGACAAAGCCCGCGAGATCACCAATAGAGAAGCTGAAGTTGTTAACGCTTGGGCCAATTTACAAGCAAATTGCGATCAACGAAAACTGAAATTAGCCGACACCGGAGATTTATTCAAATTCTTTAACCTGGTTCGTACCCTAATGCAATGGATGGATGATGTTATTCGTCAAATGAACACCGGCGAAAAACCTAGAGATGTCAGTGGAGTTGAAACTTTAATGAACAATCATCAGAGTTTGAAAGCCGAAATAGATTCTAGAGAAGACAATTTTACAACTTGCGTCAGTTTGGGTCGCGAACTATTGTCTAGAAATCATTACGCGTCAGCCGAGATCCGCGAGAAGCTTGTTGTTTTAAGTAATCAAAGAAACGCTTTACATCACCGTTGGGAAGAACGTTGGGAGAACCTTCAGTTGATCCTGGAAGTGTATCAATTCGCAAGAGATGCCGCCGTTGCTGAAGCATGGCTCATCGCCCAAGAACCGTACCTTATGAGTACCGAATTGGGACATTCGATTGATGACGTCGAAAATCTTATCAAGAAACATGAAGCGTTTGAGAAGTCCGCGGCAGCCCAAGAAGAACGCTTCAGTGCTTTGGAGAGGTTAACCACA TTAGAACAACTTAATTTGGGTGCTGGGCCATTTCTTAACTTGATGCATGTTCCAAGtcaaaaaatagaattaaactTTCCGCAAATTTTTCCGAAAGATTGCGTCGATTATCCcgtttgtaataattattataaccgGAGCTTTTCGCTCCGACCGCCTTCCGAACTTGTcccatttattattaaagatgtcgataaattttataaaccaAGAATTACCGTTCGACGATTGTTCACATTAAAAGGTGTTATTAAATACTATCCCGATACGTCTCctgatattttcaataaatcctTCCTTTACGGGGATCAAACCGAATGTCTAAATATCGttacaaattcaaaattaaatgagaATTTCGATTCAAAAGtttctttcaatttaaattccgcaaaatcaaatattatattatcCGAAGCGTTTATTTtaagagaaaaattatttttgagtgGTTTATCAAACAATTTAGTTAATATTTCGATTCCTTTTGATGATGAATTAATTCGAAAggtaattttaagaaaacgtAAATCGGCTAATCGACGtaactttcaaaataatgAAGTAACAGGTGATCAG TTCGAACTTCGTGAGATGAGACGACGTCAAGAAGCTGCTGAAGCCGAAGAGAAAGCTAAACGAGAAGCCGAAGAAGCTGAGAAACGCCGCGCAGCTTTGGAAGCCGAACAAAAAGCCGCCGCGGAAGCGGATCGCACCGACGCAGCTTCTCCGGTTGAGGAAAAACCAg CCTCTGTTGGGCATAAGGGCTCATTGCGAGCTTCATCACCTGGTGAAG